The following proteins are co-located in the Spirosoma montaniterrae genome:
- the atpD gene encoding F0F1 ATP synthase subunit beta, protein MITETAVNTGKITQIIGPVVDVSFEGEGSRIPAILDALKVTKANGQAVILEVQQHLGEDRVRAIAMDSTDGLYRGLAVQDLGHQITMPTGEGIRGRLFNVVGEAIDGIPQPKTTGTGLPIHRSAPRFEDLATSTEVLFTGIKVIDLLEPYAKGGKIGLFGGAGVGKTVLIQELINNIAKAYAGLSVFAGVGERTREGNDLLREMIEAGIIKYGDDFKHSMEEGGWDLTKVDMNEMVKSQATFVFGQMNEPPGARARVALSGLTIAEHFRDGDGEGAGRDILFFVDNIFRFTQAGSEVSALLGRMPSAVGYQPTLATEMGVMQERITSTKRGSITSVQAVYVPADDLTDPAPATTFAHLDATTVLSRKIAELGIYPAVDPLDSTSRILSAEVLGDEHYNTAQRVKQILQRYKELQDIIAILGLEELSEEDKLVVSRARRVQRFLSQPFFVAEQFTGLKGVLVPIEDTIKGFNEIIDGKYDHLPEAAFNLVGTIEDAVAKGERMLKEAGQ, encoded by the coding sequence ATGATTACGGAAACGGCAGTCAATACGGGTAAGATTACGCAGATAATCGGGCCGGTCGTGGACGTGAGTTTCGAGGGCGAAGGCTCGCGGATTCCCGCCATCTTGGACGCCCTCAAAGTAACCAAAGCCAACGGGCAGGCGGTCATTCTCGAAGTGCAGCAGCACCTCGGCGAAGATCGGGTTCGGGCTATCGCTATGGACTCGACCGACGGGCTATATCGCGGTCTCGCCGTACAAGACCTGGGCCACCAAATCACCATGCCAACCGGCGAAGGCATTCGCGGGCGGCTCTTTAACGTGGTAGGCGAAGCCATCGATGGCATTCCTCAGCCTAAAACTACCGGCACGGGCCTTCCCATTCACCGCTCGGCACCTCGCTTTGAAGACCTGGCTACTTCAACCGAAGTACTTTTTACCGGCATTAAAGTTATTGACCTGCTCGAACCGTATGCAAAAGGTGGTAAAATCGGTCTCTTCGGCGGTGCGGGCGTAGGTAAAACCGTACTGATTCAGGAACTGATCAACAATATCGCAAAGGCTTATGCCGGTCTGTCGGTATTTGCTGGTGTGGGCGAACGTACCCGCGAAGGAAACGACCTGCTCCGCGAAATGATCGAAGCCGGTATCATCAAATACGGCGACGATTTTAAGCATTCGATGGAAGAAGGTGGCTGGGACCTGACCAAAGTCGACATGAACGAGATGGTTAAAAGTCAGGCAACGTTCGTGTTTGGTCAGATGAACGAACCGCCGGGAGCACGCGCCCGCGTAGCCCTGTCGGGTCTGACCATTGCCGAACACTTTCGCGATGGCGACGGCGAAGGTGCCGGACGCGACATTCTGTTCTTCGTTGACAATATTTTCCGCTTTACGCAGGCGGGTTCTGAGGTATCGGCACTGTTGGGCCGGATGCCATCGGCGGTAGGATATCAGCCTACGCTGGCAACCGAAATGGGCGTGATGCAGGAGCGCATTACCTCAACCAAGCGCGGTTCGATTACATCGGTACAGGCCGTTTACGTACCTGCCGATGACTTGACCGACCCCGCTCCGGCAACCACTTTTGCCCACTTGGATGCAACCACCGTATTGAGCCGGAAAATTGCCGAATTGGGTATCTACCCTGCCGTTGACCCATTAGATTCGACCTCGCGGATTCTGAGTGCCGAAGTTCTGGGTGACGAACACTATAACACGGCACAGCGCGTGAAGCAGATTCTGCAACGCTATAAAGAATTGCAGGATATCATTGCTATTCTGGGTCTGGAAGAACTCTCGGAGGAAGATAAACTCGTGGTAAGCCGCGCTCGTCGCGTACAACGCTTCCTGTCGCAGCCGTTCTTTGTGGCCGAGCAGTTCACGGGTCTGAAAGGTGTACTGGTTCCGATTGAAGACACCATCAAGGGTTTCAACGAAATTATCGACGGTAAATACGATCACCTGCCCGAAGCTGCTTTTAACCTCGTTGGCACCATTGAAGACGCCGTAGCGAAGGGCGAGCGTATGCTGAAAGAAGCAGGTCAGTAG
- a CDS encoding transposase, with product MKLTAQIRLLPTPEQATALRLTLERGNEACNELSRYAFENKVFASAKLQPRYYKWIRSKFGLSAQFALHCIRKVADSYKLDKKIQRTYRPTGAIAFDSRILSYRTDRKTVSIWTVEGRKTITYTVGQHHEKLLHYQQGESDLAFIKGKWYLLATCDVPDEEGGEIVDALGVDLGIVTLATDSDGQTFSGANVEATRQWYAKRRATLQSVGTKSAKCRLKNSPGNNVGFSPTRIIAFPSPLYRRLRHLTGLSFWKT from the coding sequence ATGAAACTAACGGCACAGATACGGCTTTTACCCACCCCTGAACAAGCCACTGCTTTGCGGCTGACGCTGGAACGGGGCAATGAAGCCTGTAACGAACTGAGCCGTTATGCGTTTGAAAATAAAGTCTTTGCGTCGGCTAAACTCCAACCCCGATACTATAAGTGGATAAGGAGCAAGTTTGGTTTGTCGGCTCAGTTTGCTTTGCACTGTATCCGCAAGGTAGCTGACTCCTACAAGTTGGACAAAAAGATTCAGCGTACTTACCGCCCAACGGGAGCCATTGCGTTCGATAGTCGGATTCTGTCTTACCGTACCGACCGCAAAACGGTGTCGATCTGGACGGTCGAAGGGCGCAAAACCATTACCTACACCGTTGGTCAGCACCACGAAAAACTCTTGCACTATCAACAGGGCGAATCTGACCTTGCTTTCATAAAGGGAAAGTGGTATCTGTTGGCAACCTGTGACGTACCCGATGAAGAAGGGGGCGAAATCGTTGATGCACTCGGCGTTGATTTGGGCATCGTAACGCTGGCTACGGATTCGGACGGGCAAACCTTTAGCGGGGCCAATGTAGAAGCTACCCGCCAATGGTACGCCAAACGACGCGCTACCCTGCAAAGCGTCGGTACTAAGTCGGCTAAATGTAGACTTAAAAACTCTCCAGGAAACAACGTCGGTTTCAGTCCGACACGAATCATTGCATTTCCAAGTCCCTTGTATCGAAGGCTAAGGCATCTAACCGGGCTATCGTTCTGGAAGACCTGA
- a CDS encoding helix-turn-helix domain-containing protein — protein sequence MGPVSLTEFYQETALLIPEGINKEIGHFNVFEISEVRANLKRRPGGMPYNRRAYYKISLINGRNRAEYADKVIDIEKNALLFATPHVPYHYLPQDDDQSGYFCIFTADFLAQAKTGVVVDELPLFRPGGYPIFQLDDQQVNELAYIYRKMQQELNSSYAYKYDLLRTYVLELIHYGQKLQPATALYPSHTASARVSSLFIELLERQFPIESPQQTLKLRTANHYADRLAVHVNHLNKVLKESTGKTTTELISSRVVQEAKVLLKQTDWSISDVAYSLGFDEVAHFSNFFKKQTTLAPVAFRAG from the coding sequence ATGGGGCCTGTATCACTAACCGAATTCTACCAGGAAACTGCCTTGCTGATTCCCGAAGGCATCAATAAAGAGATTGGTCATTTCAACGTGTTTGAGATTAGCGAGGTGCGGGCGAATCTGAAACGTCGGCCCGGCGGTATGCCCTATAACCGGCGGGCATATTATAAAATCAGCCTGATCAATGGCCGCAATCGGGCCGAATATGCCGATAAAGTTATCGACATCGAGAAGAACGCGCTGCTATTCGCCACGCCCCACGTGCCCTATCACTATCTGCCGCAGGACGATGACCAATCGGGCTACTTCTGCATTTTCACCGCCGATTTTCTGGCTCAGGCTAAAACGGGCGTTGTAGTCGATGAACTGCCGCTTTTCCGACCGGGGGGTTATCCTATCTTTCAGCTTGACGATCAACAGGTTAATGAACTGGCGTATATCTATCGGAAAATGCAGCAGGAACTCAATTCGAGTTATGCCTACAAATATGATTTGTTGCGAACGTATGTACTGGAGCTGATTCACTACGGTCAGAAACTACAACCTGCCACGGCTTTATACCCCTCGCATACGGCCTCGGCGCGGGTGTCTTCCCTGTTTATCGAACTGCTCGAACGGCAATTCCCGATTGAGTCGCCCCAGCAGACGCTGAAACTACGCACGGCCAACCACTACGCCGACCGCCTGGCCGTCCATGTCAATCATCTGAACAAAGTTTTGAAAGAAAGCACTGGCAAAACCACCACCGAACTCATCAGCAGCCGGGTGGTACAGGAAGCCAAAGTATTGCTTAAACAAACCGACTGGAGCATTTCGGATGTGGCCTATAGTTTAGGGTTTGATGAAGTAGCGCATTTTTCCAACTTCTTCAAGAAGCAGACGACGCTGGCTCCGGTTGCGTTCCGGGCGGGATAG
- a CDS encoding putative toxin-antitoxin system toxin component, PIN family, whose amino-acid sequence MKIVIDTTDFISALIGKKHREKLGVVLANPAIELFGDDTLLNELTEVAHREKFRKYVSIEEVDLFLDVIKARLTIIKTTSIISDSPDPDDNYLLALAIDAQADYLITGNKVDLLALNPYKGIQVVRLQEFLDTPSSRKRFKESPLPLGRGGIEPPGRAKYVDAKKT is encoded by the coding sequence ATGAAAATAGTCATCGATACAACAGATTTTATCAGCGCATTGATTGGCAAAAAACATCGTGAAAAACTGGGAGTGGTATTGGCTAACCCAGCTATTGAATTGTTTGGCGACGATACTCTCTTAAATGAGCTGACAGAAGTAGCCCACCGTGAGAAATTTCGTAAATACGTTTCAATCGAAGAAGTTGATTTATTTCTGGACGTTATCAAAGCACGTTTGACAATTATCAAAACCACGTCAATTATTTCAGACAGTCCAGACCCTGATGACAATTACTTGCTGGCATTAGCGATTGATGCGCAAGCTGACTATTTAATCACCGGAAATAAAGTTGATTTATTAGCTCTGAATCCTTATAAAGGCATACAAGTCGTTCGTTTGCAAGAGTTTTTAGATACGCCTTCTTCAAGAAAGAGGTTCAAGGAATCCCCGTTGCCTTTAGGCCGGGGAGGAATTGAACCGCCCGGCAGGGCAAAGTATGTTGACGCAAAAAAAACCTGA
- a CDS encoding RNA-guided endonuclease InsQ/TnpB family protein: protein MSKSLVSKAKASNRAIVLEDLTGISKNVRKDEKRLRQWQRAKHANWAFYQLRRFIGYKATLSGVAVLLIDPRNTSRMCSQCGHCEKANRKSQSEFVCRSCGHSANADYNASQNIKNSGLGQIAYGVESGTRSLTTQAQAPAL from the coding sequence ATTTCCAAGTCCCTTGTATCGAAGGCTAAGGCATCTAACCGGGCTATCGTTCTGGAAGACCTGACAGGGATTTCCAAAAACGTTAGAAAGGATGAGAAACGGTTGCGCCAATGGCAACGGGCTAAACATGCCAATTGGGCTTTCTACCAGCTTCGTCGCTTCATTGGCTATAAGGCTACCTTGTCGGGTGTGGCCGTACTGCTGATTGACCCGCGCAACACGTCCCGCATGTGTAGCCAGTGCGGACACTGCGAGAAGGCAAACCGAAAGTCGCAATCGGAGTTTGTATGTCGGTCGTGTGGTCATTCGGCTAATGCGGATTACAATGCGTCGCAAAACATTAAAAACAGTGGGCTTGGTCAGATAGCCTATGGTGTCGAGTCCGGGACGCGTAGTCTAACCACTCAGGCACAAGCCCCCGCGCTTTAG
- a CDS encoding SDR family NAD(P)-dependent oxidoreductase — MNNSKIALVTGGSRGLGRDMALSLARKGMDVIVTYRSQQQEAEEVVNAIQEIGQKAVALPLDMNNLASYDTFVEAVSEQLSSQWNVTGFDFLVNNAGMGGTVPFVDVTEAFFDEFLNVHYKGIFFLTQKLLPYMNEGGGIVNISTGTTRFVNPGYSVYASMKGAMEVLTRYWAKELGAKGIRCNIVAPGPVETDFNNAAIRSNPQLKERLASLSPLNRVGNADDIGGVVAFLCTDEARWINAQRIEVSGGINA; from the coding sequence ATGAACAACAGCAAGATCGCCCTCGTAACGGGCGGAAGTCGGGGGCTGGGCCGCGATATGGCCCTTAGTTTGGCCCGCAAAGGCATGGACGTGATTGTGACCTACCGCAGTCAGCAACAGGAAGCCGAAGAGGTTGTTAATGCTATTCAGGAAATTGGACAAAAGGCCGTTGCCCTGCCCTTAGATATGAACAACCTCGCCAGCTACGACACCTTCGTAGAGGCCGTTTCTGAGCAACTAAGCAGCCAGTGGAACGTGACAGGCTTCGATTTTCTCGTTAACAACGCCGGTATGGGCGGCACAGTGCCTTTTGTGGATGTCACAGAAGCGTTTTTCGATGAATTCCTGAACGTGCATTACAAGGGTATTTTTTTTCTGACGCAAAAGTTATTACCATATATGAACGAAGGCGGTGGCATCGTCAATATCAGCACCGGCACCACGCGATTCGTGAATCCGGGCTACTCGGTTTATGCGTCGATGAAAGGGGCAATGGAAGTGCTGACCCGCTACTGGGCTAAAGAACTCGGCGCCAAAGGCATTCGCTGCAACATTGTAGCACCCGGCCCCGTCGAAACCGACTTCAATAATGCAGCCATCCGCAGCAATCCGCAACTGAAAGAACGGCTGGCATCGCTGTCGCCCCTGAATCGCGTTGGCAATGCCGACGACATCGGCGGGGTGGTCGCCTTCCTATGCACCGACGAAGCCCGCTGGATCAACGCCCAGCGAATTGAAGTGTCGGGCGGGATTAATGCCTGA
- the malQ gene encoding 4-alpha-glucanotransferase has protein sequence MLQTRSSGLLLHITSLPSAHGVGDLGPEAYQFADFLEAAGQTFWQILPLTPLDPGSGFSPYSSPSAFAGNVLLISLEKLAEEGLLTADDLAVFNEQPVQDVTITELPSNTGESEPAVLAGPLTLAPSTLHAAWIKKRPLLKQAAETFLRDASAAQRNDYERFCAWQSHWLDEYALFTALQDSTGEPFWLRWPDELMRRDPAVLAQQTELLRHDLEVIKVQQYFFLRQWNELIAYCYNKRIHLIGDIPIYVQLNSADVWSNPTLFKLDENFQPLYVAGAPPDYFSEYGQRWGNPIYDWAEHERTGFSWWLRRIRHQQSLYGLTRLDHFLGFYEYWEIPASEPTAKIGEWVKAPFESFMRAMYRQFVQLPIIAEDLGAKAADIQPQLRHYAIPGMRVVQFGFGDDQPTSSYAPHNHTENMVVYSGTHDNNTTLGWFREADADLRERLNDYLGFTVTEENVVDQMIRLTMRSVARLAILPIQDVLDLDETHRMNTPGAGGRSWQWRLQPDQLTVEVAERLLKLTRLTGRG, from the coding sequence ATGCTTCAAACTCGTTCGAGCGGCTTGCTGCTCCATATAACCTCATTACCCTCAGCGCATGGCGTGGGCGACCTCGGCCCTGAAGCCTACCAGTTTGCCGATTTCCTCGAAGCCGCCGGGCAAACGTTCTGGCAGATTCTGCCGCTTACACCGCTCGACCCCGGTTCGGGGTTTTCACCCTACAGTAGTCCGTCGGCGTTTGCGGGAAATGTGCTGCTAATCAGTTTGGAGAAACTCGCTGAAGAGGGGCTGCTGACCGCCGACGATCTGGCCGTTTTTAACGAACAGCCCGTGCAGGATGTAACTATAACGGAGCTGCCATCGAATACCGGCGAGTCAGAACCGGCTGTGCTGGCTGGCCCGCTGACGCTGGCACCCTCAACACTGCACGCAGCCTGGATAAAAAAACGGCCTTTGCTGAAACAGGCTGCCGAAACCTTTCTGCGCGATGCCTCAGCCGCCCAACGCAATGATTACGAGCGGTTTTGTGCGTGGCAGTCGCACTGGTTAGACGAATACGCCCTGTTTACAGCCTTGCAGGATTCGACGGGCGAACCGTTCTGGCTCCGCTGGCCCGATGAACTGATGCGACGCGACCCGGCTGTGCTGGCTCAGCAGACCGAACTATTACGGCACGATCTGGAGGTGATTAAAGTGCAGCAGTATTTCTTCCTGCGGCAGTGGAACGAACTGATTGCGTATTGCTATAACAAACGCATTCATCTCATCGGCGATATCCCGATTTACGTTCAACTGAACAGTGCCGACGTGTGGTCGAATCCGACACTATTTAAGCTGGACGAAAATTTTCAGCCGCTCTACGTGGCAGGTGCCCCGCCCGACTATTTCAGCGAATACGGCCAACGCTGGGGCAACCCGATTTACGATTGGGCCGAACACGAGCGCACGGGCTTTTCGTGGTGGCTGCGCCGGATTCGGCACCAGCAATCACTCTACGGCCTAACCCGGCTCGACCATTTTCTGGGCTTTTACGAATACTGGGAGATTCCAGCGAGTGAGCCAACGGCCAAAATAGGCGAGTGGGTAAAGGCTCCTTTCGAGTCGTTTATGCGGGCGATGTATCGGCAGTTTGTTCAGTTGCCGATCATTGCCGAAGACCTGGGTGCCAAAGCCGCCGATATTCAGCCGCAACTCCGCCATTATGCTATTCCGGGTATGCGCGTGGTGCAGTTCGGTTTTGGCGATGACCAGCCAACGTCGAGCTACGCCCCGCACAATCATACCGAAAACATGGTAGTGTACTCGGGTACGCACGACAATAACACGACCCTCGGCTGGTTCCGCGAAGCCGACGCCGATCTCCGCGAGCGGCTGAACGACTACCTTGGCTTTACGGTCACGGAAGAAAACGTAGTCGATCAGATGATTCGGCTCACGATGCGGTCGGTGGCGCGGCTGGCAATTCTGCCCATTCAGGACGTGCTGGACTTAGACGAAACGCACCGCATGAATACGCCCGGTGCCGGTGGTCGTAGCTGGCAATGGCGGCTTCAGCCCGACCAACTGACCGTCGAAGTAGCCGAGCGGCTGCTGAAGCTGACAAGGCTGACCGGGCGGGGGTGA